In Hyphomicrobium denitrificans 1NES1, the genomic stretch TCTTGCGATCCACGAAAGCGGAGACAGCATACTGAGATGCCAGCCTGCGGCCAAAGCCAATACGGCCTCGGCACCGAACCAAATTCCAGCGAGTGCGAAAAGGGCTATGCTCGGATCGACGTCGAAACTCGCCGCAGAAGCGACGCCCGCCAAGATCGGAAAGAAACTCCCGGCAAAAACTTCCGGCACATAGAAAATCTGGAACGTCGCGCGCCTCAGGCGCGCCCAGCGCACCTGCCGATCCCAAACCTGACGCAGTTTGCGCAGTCCCAACGGCTGCTCGAAGGGCCGGTCGACGAGACGCACATTCAGACCACGAGCACGCACGATCTTTGTTGCGGCGGCGTCCTCGGCAATTTCACGCCCCAGCGCTTCAATGCCACCGACTGCATCGAGAATATCGCGCCGCCAGAGCATCGATTTGCCTTGTGCAAAACCAAAGCCGACGGCGTCTGCCGCCGATTGCCAGCGCGCTTGGTAGGTATTGAGAAATGCGCATTCGAGCTCGGCTCTGAACCCAATCGGATGACTGCCGACAGGCGGCGAGCATACAAGCCCAACGCCAGATCCGAAGCTCGCAAACAGATCGTCCAGGTAGTCCGGGGGCATCAGGACATTATTGTCAGCGAGCACAATCCAGGGATAGCGCGCGGCTTCCCAGCCTTTGACGATGTTGTTCAGCTTTGGATTGCTCGTCGGCCGGTCATCACCGATCAGCAATTTTGCAGGAATCTGCGAATTTTCCGCAATCAACTTGCGCACGAGCGGCACGGCAGGATCGCCTTCGCGAGCGGCACAGAAGATAATTTCGTAAGAGTCGCTCTGAAGCTCGAACGTCGAGCGCAGCGTTAATATATCGAAATGATCTATGCCGCAGACCGGCCGGATAATGCTAACCGGCACCGACTTTGATTCGCTCGGCCTTTTGCGCGAAAGGACACGCGAAAACGCAAGAGCGATAGTAATAAGATGTATTGCCGTCGCCAGCGCGCAAAAGATTAGTGCCGCCGTCGCTAACCCGGCCATCGTCCCTCCGTCGCAAAACCTGTCGCTGAATTTCAGGATTTGATGAAATTTCGACGATAAATCGGCGACGGATGCATGACACCTTGGGCGTGACCGATTCACTTCCCGGCCGGCGGCCTTTTCAAAATGCGTGCAAAGGCAGACGTTGCGCCATAGGCCCCGAGCAACGCGAGCACAACCATACCGGCAACGGACGGCAGGCCTTCGTTCAGACCCGCGGTGACCAGGCCCCAGTAGGCGAGCGCTGAACCAACGAGGCCGCCAAGTGCGCCGAGCACAATGTCCGGCAGGCCTCGCAATGACAGGCCATAAAGGAGCCCAACGATGATGCCGGGGTAAAGTGCCGGCCAGAAATGGTCGCCCATGCGAGACGCTCGCCCGTAATGTCGAAGTAGCTCAATCGTCGATCGGCGCGTCGGGTGTCAAGGCAGATATATGTAGCTACGATGTATAGGCTGTGTGCCTGTAAAAAAACCGGCACTCGCAAAGCGCCGGTTTAAGTTTCTGCTCGCTCCTAGCGAGCGAGCAGGTCCAGGGAGTGTGTTGGATGCGGATGCTAGAAGTCCGCTGCCGGACCGACAGCTGCGACCGCGGGTATCGGATCCCATACGGGCTGCTTATTTGGAGTTCCGCTCTTCTGCTTGCGCGAGAAAACATAGACTTCGCGAGAAACCCGCTTTTTGATTCGCTTCGGTCGTCCGCGCAGCCTTAAGAAATAGCTATAGCGTTCGGTCATGGCGATACCCCTCCAAAGCAATGCCCGAGTGACGCCGGCGTCTGCGGCTCACGGCGTGCGCAATTGCCGCCCGCTCTGCCAATAGGGCGTTCGCGAAACGGCGCCCTTCAAGCGCGTGGTAGCTTCGAAGTGCCGCGTGAAAGCGATACTCGCTTTCACCGTCTTCACGGATGATGACTCCTGCCTGGTCGTCTCCGACCTCGATGACGTAAGATTTGGACATGATTCATATCTTGTCGGCACCGACGCCGACATCCTCTGATATTCGAATTGTTTGAGTGAATGACCTTAACTGCCCTTACGGGCTCAGTAGCCGCAACAACAGCGCATTGGCGCAAGACCGGTCAGAGTCTCGGTTGGCGCTTGCAGGCGATTCGTGATCGGGTAATTCATGGCGGTCTCCATCGTGCGGAGCCCACGGCGTGGCGTGAGGCTTAGCGTTTGATGACGCGGCGCAAGTCGCTTCCGAAATCACCGCGGCCGCCGCAATTGCGCGTCGGCAAGACCAAGAAAGCGGAGCCGGTGCATAAAGTAAAAGAAGAAGAATTGGATTGCTTTCCACACCGGTTCTGAATGAAATCTCGCACCTGATGTGACCGGCTGTCCAACGCGGACACTCTTTATGCTAAGCCGTTGCTGCAGGACGAATTTCCAAGCGCCCTAGGGGGATCTATGAAGATTTGCATGATCGGAGCGGGCTATGTCGGGCTCGTTTCGGCGGCCTGTTTTTCGGATTTCGGCTGGACCGTTACGTGCGTCGATAAGGACCCCAACCGGTTGGCCTCTCTCAAAGCGGGCAAGTCTCCGATCTATGAGCCTGGCCTCGAAGCGCTGATGGAGCGCAACGTCAGAGTCGGCCGGTTGGTTTTCACGGACGATCTCAAAACAGCCGTTGCAAATGCCGACATCGTTTTCCTCGCTGTCGGAACGCCGATGCGGCGGGGCGACGGTTATGCCGATCTTTCCTATGTCTTCTCGGCGGTCGAGGAGGCTGCACAATACCTGGACGGCTTCACCGTCATAACGACGAAGTCAACGGTTCCGGTCGGCACAAGCCGCGAGATCGAACGGCGGCTTAAGGCCAAGCGGCCCGATGCGGACGTAGCGGTCTGCTCGAATCCGGAATTTCTGCGCGAGGGCTCCGCAATTCAGGACTTCACGCATCCCGACCGCGTGCTTGTCGGCACCGACGACCTTCGCGCCCGCGATGTCATGGAGCGATTGTACAAGCCGTTGGCGCTGCGCGGTTCTCCCGTCATGTTTGTCGAACGCGAATCCGCAGAGCTCGCGAAATACGCCGCCAACGCGTTCCTCGCGCTCAAGATCAGCTTCATCAACGAGATCGCGGACGTCTGCGAGGCTGTCGGCGCGGATGTGCAGGAGGTTGCATCTGCTATCGGCAGGGACCGGCGCATTGGGGACAAATTCCTGCATCCCGGCCCGGGCTACGGCGGATCTTGCTTTCCCAAAGATGTCTCGGCTCTCATCCGCACGGCGCGCGAAGCGCGCTCTCCAGTCTCGATCATCGAGCAGGTCGAACGGGTCAACCATGAGCGCAAACTCGCCATGGCGGTGCGCATCGAGACCGCGGCGGGGGGATCGGTGCGCGACAAGACCATCGCTATCCTTGGAGTCACGTTCAAACCGAACACCGACGACATGCGCGACGCACCGAGTCTGCTGATCGTCCCGATGCTGCAGGAGCGGGGCGCAACCGTCAGGGTCTGCGACCCGCAAGGGCGCCCCCAAGCCGAGCCGATGCTTCCGGGCGTCGTGTGGTGCGAGAACGCAGAGGACGCCGCCGCTGGCGCCGATGCGCTCGTTATCGTCACCGAGTGGAACGAATTTCGCGCCCTTGATCTTGAGGCGATCAAATCGCGCATGGCCGGCAGCACGATCGTCGATCTGCGCAATGTTCTGGACCCCGCGACCGTCCGGGATCTTGGGATTGCATATACCGGCGTCGGCCGTGGCCGATCTCCCGCCAGCCAGAAGGCGGGTTGATCTTTCCTCCAGACAAACTATCGGCCGCGCCGCCAGCATGTGAGTTGTAGTCGCCACTTCGCGACAGGTTGCCGATACTTGTCAGCGCCAACGCGCTGATTGCCGAGGCGAATCGGCAGCACCGACCTGATCAGGCCCGGGTTTTCGCCCCGGCGACGACCTCGCGCAAGCTTCAGATTGCAAGCTCGCCGAAGCAGCGCACCGGGGACCCTGTTTATGGCAGCAACAAAAACCGCAGACGGCGGCATCGGAC encodes the following:
- a CDS encoding ceramide glucosyltransferase; the protein is MAGLATAALIFCALATAIHLITIALAFSRVLSRKRPSESKSVPVSIIRPVCGIDHFDILTLRSTFELQSDSYEIIFCAAREGDPAVPLVRKLIAENSQIPAKLLIGDDRPTSNPKLNNIVKGWEAARYPWIVLADNNVLMPPDYLDDLFASFGSGVGLVCSPPVGSHPIGFRAELECAFLNTYQARWQSAADAVGFGFAQGKSMLWRRDILDAVGGIEALGREIAEDAAATKIVRARGLNVRLVDRPFEQPLGLRKLRQVWDRQVRWARLRRATFQIFYVPEVFAGSFFPILAGVASAASFDVDPSIALFALAGIWFGAEAVLALAAGWHLSMLSPLSWIARDLLLPVLWLEGWSGDTFVWRGNDMSVAKGQEIPQASSCHALVTTGDVN
- a CDS encoding UDP-glucose dehydrogenase family protein — encoded protein: MKICMIGAGYVGLVSAACFSDFGWTVTCVDKDPNRLASLKAGKSPIYEPGLEALMERNVRVGRLVFTDDLKTAVANADIVFLAVGTPMRRGDGYADLSYVFSAVEEAAQYLDGFTVITTKSTVPVGTSREIERRLKAKRPDADVAVCSNPEFLREGSAIQDFTHPDRVLVGTDDLRARDVMERLYKPLALRGSPVMFVERESAELAKYAANAFLALKISFINEIADVCEAVGADVQEVASAIGRDRRIGDKFLHPGPGYGGSCFPKDVSALIRTAREARSPVSIIEQVERVNHERKLAMAVRIETAAGGSVRDKTIAILGVTFKPNTDDMRDAPSLLIVPMLQERGATVRVCDPQGRPQAEPMLPGVVWCENAEDAAAGADALVIVTEWNEFRALDLEAIKSRMAGSTIVDLRNVLDPATVRDLGIAYTGVGRGRSPASQKAG